Within the Papaver somniferum cultivar HN1 unplaced genomic scaffold, ASM357369v1 unplaced-scaffold_132, whole genome shotgun sequence genome, the region GGTTacactttattttttttggataatAAAGAATTTTATTAAGATCTAATGTGGTTCAGGCACAGAGTGCCTTGACAATAAACTCACAACCCACGGGGAGAAATCATTGTAGTCTTCCACACACAGTTTATCTATTCTAACTTTCCTAGAGATGGCATCAGCAATGTGGTTACCATCCCTTCTGGTAAAAGAAATTTTAAAACTACTAAACGAAGAAAGAACAGCTTGAATATCTCAGATAAACTTATTGTTTTCCCATCTGACTTGATTGGAGTCAGTGATTACTGAGTTAACTACTACTTATGCGTCTGCAAATAGGTGGAAGTTGTCAACTTTCATACTGGCTAACCATCTCAGTGCCTCCAGCATAGCTGAACATTCTCCACCTTCAGCGTCTAATACTCCAGCTGCATAGGTTCCTTTAATTCTAACACTTTGTCCTGCAGAATTacaaagcaccatgtcaatgcCAAGTTCATTAGTAATGTTATCAAAGGATGCATCCACATGAACTTTAAACAGGAAATTTTCATTCTGTGTAATAGCTGAACTTTGTATGGGAATAACTTCAGATAAGTTTAAAGACATGTAAAGATTATACGGGTGGTAATTAATTCTAGCAGCTGTAGAAAGAGGGTTGAGAGTTTTATCCTGGAAGATGTGatcacatctttctttccaaataaTCCAGCAACCAACCATTAGAGAATTCCTCCAGACATTTCTATCTGTAGCACTAACATTATGAAGATTATCCAACCAAGATAGAATCCAATTCATGACTAAATTACAGTTGGCTCTAACTTGATCTATATCAATGTTTACCAGTCTCCAAACAGCTCTAGCATGAGTGCAGTTGATTAGAAGATGATATAGAGACTCCTCTTCATTATCGCAGATGCTGCATTGAGTATCCAAGCTGTTGTTGTGGATGGATAGTCTGAGCTTAGTAGGTACAATCCCTTTGAGACACTtccagatgaaaaacttgactccGTGTGGGAGCTTCATTTTCCATAAAGATTTCCAAGTACTTTTAGGAACGCTGTTGAGAGTAGTTTGACTGTTAACTCTATTTTCCATCAGTTTGTTGTAAGCACTCTTCACAGTAAAATCGCCATTCTGTTGGTAACACTGTTAGCAAGAAGAAAGGTGGACAACAAGTCCGTGAGAGTTTTGATCTAAATAATTTTCTTACACCGTGTTTACGCCAAATACTTAATTGTACGTTAGTAACACCGTCCaatggaaaaggaaaacttaacttaccgtgtttagaattttatggaagtccaaactcAATTCAGAAGTCAAGTACATATATGTTAGGactcttttttccaaattaatactacataaaggaaaaaaagaaccTACATATTTCACTCATATTTTCTacgaaaataaaacaataaataaataaattccatATTTTTTCTCTATCCATTTAATGCATTTACGACGGCCACAAAAATGcataccaaataaaaaatatgattaaaggaagaaaaaataCGCACGGCCACAAACCTAGTAAATAAATAAAGTGAATATCCAAATTTAAATATCCAATAAATTAATTTGGACATTTTCATTTTGCAACAGTTTCCTATCTCCGTTTGACACCCTTAATGTTGGGTCTCTCGAACTTCTGAAATTTGAGGATGTGGGCATCCTACCTACCTCACCATAGTTTCCGCTATGTGAACATCAAATGATATATTTAACAGACAAAATTAGCTGCAATGTCCTTATCTTTCGCTTTTTCTCTTGGTCTTGGGGAGCTAAATTGCAATTATTCGTTTTGTTGGTTCCATCACATCTCAAACCTTGGTATTAAGAACACTATTAAAAGCCACATTAACAAGCACAATAGTGGGTAATTCAGCAACCCAAGTAACTAATCCCTCCATAAATCAATTTGTTCCCATTACCCCCACACACACCATGTAAACACTACCTTTAATGGTAATTGCAATTTTTTCGTTTTGTGGGTTCTAGAGCTAAATTAAGGCGCAGTATTTGGATCATAGCCTTTGACACAATAAAACATCATTGTGACATCGTGCAGGCTTTCTTAGTCCCCCCCACTCTCAAATACTTGGATCCGAAACGTGATCGCCGCCCAAAACGATAATTTCTACGACGCCTTTACACGTGTACAAGCTTCCTCGTTTTAAGGGaaaataattagttttttttcaCTTCAAGAAGGCCGTATATCAACTGACAAAGATGTTCGTTCACCTCTTTCTAACGTAAGTGTACCAACATCATATTTTTGTAGCAGTCGCATATCTCACTAATTATAACCTTCACTTTATTCACCCACGTTAAAAGTACGTaaccaaaacataattctgacTAATTTTAAAGTATGTTTTAAAACAGTAACTATGCACGTGATACAGTGGCGGTGCAGTAAAGTTATTTCAACTGCCCCTCTACTATATCAAATACtacattatcttcttcttcttcatgggtAGTATAAACATAACCATTCTCTCTGAACTCTCTGTTTCATTACTCTCTGCAACGATGGAGAGCCCTATTAATGGCGAAAACCAAAGATCATCAGAAAACCTTAGGACTTTTAACGAAAAAGTAGCTCTACATACTTCTTATCAAACTCAATGCTTCATAAATGAGGAAGAAAACTTAGATGAGATGATTGATAGTACTTGTTCTTCACCGTACGTTAGTGCTCCTTCAAGTCCCGGAAGTAACAgagattataataataataatgggtATTTTTTTAGTGCTCCAGCAAGTCCAATGCATTACATTCAATCGAAATCAATCTCTGTTTCTTCTTCGACAGTGAATATAAGTTCATCAGGATCATTTGAGTTTGACTTTTCTTCAAAAAGTAATTCCATAAGTACAGCAGATGAGTTGTTTTTAAACGGTCAGATCCGACCAATGAAACTTTCATCTCATTTACAGAAACCACAGATCTTAACTCCATTAATAGATCTTGAAaatgaagtagaagaagaagacgaagaatcaGTGTTTTTGAAACGAGAAGGTAGGTTGAGAAATGGATCTATACATCGTAGAGCTAGATCTTTATCTCCATTAAGAAGTTCACAATCTCAGTGGCACCgacaagaaggaaaagaagaagaagaaaataaacaaacacaTTCcgtcgaagaagatgatgaagaagaaagcaaTACTACTACTCCATCAGACTCTGCTTCAACTTCAAGATCTTCATCAACTTCTAGTAGAAGCTCAAAGAGATGGGTTTTCTTAAAAGATTTTTTAAGAAGTAAAAGTGAAGGAAGAGGAATTTATTCCAAAGAAAAGTTCTGGAATTCAATTTCATTCAATCCTGTCAAAGACAAGAAACAATCCGTTTCTTCAATTTCAGTGACGAATGACAAAGAAAAAACTGTTACTGCTACTACTGAGAAGGTTGAGAAGAAGAAATCCTCAGTACCCGCCAAAAAAACTGTTAGACCGATTAACGGAATCGGTAAGCGGAGAATACCAGGGCCTTCAGCACATGAAATGCTGTACACTTCGAATCGAGCACAAGCTGAAGAGATGAAGAGGAAAACTTATTTACCTTATAGACAAGGATTATTGGGGTGTTTAGGTTTTAGTTCAAAAGGTTATGGCGCCATGAATGTTTTTGCTAGATCTTTAAACACCACTGTTTCTTCTAGGTAATCAaacattcttcttcattttcttcttgttgtGTATAGTATGATATGAATGTTA harbors:
- the LOC113332702 gene encoding uncharacterized protein LOC113332702 — protein: MGSINITILSELSVSLLSATMESPINGENQRSSENLRTFNEKVALHTSYQTQCFINEEENLDEMIDSTCSSPYVSAPSSPGSNRDYNNNNGYFFSAPASPMHYIQSKSISVSSSTVNISSSGSFEFDFSSKSNSISTADELFLNGQIRPMKLSSHLQKPQILTPLIDLENEVEEEDEESVFLKREGRLRNGSIHRRARSLSPLRSSQSQWHRQEGKEEEENKQTHSVEEDDEEESNTTTPSDSASTSRSSSTSSRSSKRWVFLKDFLRSKSEGRGIYSKEKFWNSISFNPVKDKKQSVSSISVTNDKEKTVTATTEKVEKKKSSVPAKKTVRPINGIGKRRIPGPSAHEMLYTSNRAQAEEMKRKTYLPYRQGLLGCLGFSSKGYGAMNVFARSLNTTVSSR